A genomic segment from Thamnophis elegans isolate rThaEle1 chromosome 3, rThaEle1.pri, whole genome shotgun sequence encodes:
- the LOC116506419 gene encoding collagen and calcium-binding EGF domain-containing protein 1-like has protein sequence MVPRGDGGGGARRLLQLALRSPSRSLRLWLLLLLLLAALGHAWTYREEPEESDREVCSESRVATTKYPCLKPGGELSTCFR, from the exons ATGGTGCCGCGCGGCGACGGCGGGGGAGGTGCCAGGCGCCTTCTGCAGCTCGCGCTGCGCTCGCCCTCGCGGAGCCTGCgcctgtggctgctgctgctgctcctcctggCGGCTCTCGGCCACGCGTGGACTTACCGCGAGGAACCTGAGGAGAGCGACAG GGAAGTGTGCTCCGAGAGCAGAGTCGCCACCACCAAATACCCGTGCCTGAAGCCCGGCGGGGAACTCAGCACCTGCTTCAGGTGA